In Rattus norvegicus strain BN/NHsdMcwi chromosome 1, GRCr8, whole genome shotgun sequence, a genomic segment contains:
- the Gucy2g gene encoding guanylate cyclase 2G: protein MLPMASRARSEPPLEHRFYGGAESHAGHSSLVLTLFVVMLMTCLEAAKLTVGFHAPWNISHPFSVQRLGAGLQIAVDKLNSEPVGPGNLSWEFTYTNATCNAKESLAAFIDQVQREHISVLIGPACPEAAEVIGLLASEWDIPLFDFVGQMTALEDHFWCDTCVTLVPPKQEIGTVLRESLQYLGWEYIGVFGGSSAGSSWGEVNELWKAVEDELQLHFTITARVRYSSGHSDLLQEGLRSMSSVARVIILICSSEDAKHILQAAEDLGLNSREFVFLLLQQLEDSFWKEVLAEDKVTRFPKVYESVFLIAPSTYGGSAGDDDFRKQVYQRLRRPPFQSSISSEDQVSPYSAYLHDALLLYAQTVEEMMKAEKDFRDGRQLISTLRADQVTLQGITGPVLLDAQGKRHMDYSVYALQKSGNGSRFLPFLHYDSFQKVIRPWRDDLNASGPHGSHPEYKPDCGFHEDLCRTKPPTGAGMTASVTAVIPTVTLLVVASAAAITGLMLWRLRGKVQNHPGDTWWQIHYDSITLLPQHKPSHRGTPMSRCNVSNASTVKISADCGSFAKTHQDEELFYAPVGLYQGNHVALCYIGEEAEARIKKPTVLREVWLMCELKHENIVPFFGVCTEPPNICIVTQCCKKGSLKDVLRNSDHEMDWIFKLSFVYDIVNGMLFLHGSPLRSHGNLKPSNCLVDSHMQLKLAGFGLWEFKHGSTCRIYNQEATDHSELYWTAPELLRLRELPWSGTPQGDVYSFAILLRDLIHQQAHGPFEDLEAAPEEIISCIKDSRAPVPLRPSLLEDKGDERIVALVRACWAESPEQRPAFPSIKKTLREASPRGRVSILDSMMGKLEMYASHLEEVVEERTCQLVAEKRKVEKLLSTMLPSFVGEQLIAGKSVEPEHFESVTIFFSDIVGFTKLCSLSSPLQVVKLLNDLYSLFDHTIQTHDVYKVETIGDAYMVASGLPIRNGAQHADEIATMSLHLLSVTTNFQIGHMPEERLKLRIGLHTGPVVAGVVGITMPRYCLFGDTVNMASRMESSSLPLRIHVSQSTARALLVAGGYHLQKRGTISVKGKGEQTTFWLTGKDGFAVPLPEFTEEEAKVPEIL from the exons ATGTTACCCATGGCTTCCAGGGCACGCTCTGAGCCTCCACTAGAACATAGGTTCTATGGCGGGGCTGAAAGCCATGCAGGTCATTCGTCTCTGGTTTTGACGCTCTTTGTCGTTATGCTAATGACTTGTCTTGAAGCTGCTAAGCTCACCGTGGGGTTCCATGCCCCCTGGAACATCTCTCATCCATTTAGTGTGCAAAGGTTGGGGGCAGGCCTCCAGATTGCTGTGGACAAACTCAACTCAGAGccagtgggtcctgggaacttgaGCTGGGAGTTCACGTACACCAACGCGACCTGCAATGCCAAGGAGTCCCTTGCAGCTTTCATCGACCAGGTCCAGAGAGAACACATTTCTGTTCTGATTGGACCAGCATGCCCAGAAGCAGCAGAG GTTATTGGTTTACTGGCCTCCGAGTGGGACATCCCCTTGTTTGACTTCGTTGGACAAATGACAGCGCTGGAGGATCACTTCTGGTGTGACACCTGTGTGACACTTGTGCCGCCCAAGCAGGAGATCGGCACTGTGCTTCGGGAAAGCCTGCAGTACCTGGGCTGGGAATATATAGGGGTGTTTGGAGGCTCCTCGGCAGGTTCCTCCTGGGGAGAAGTGAATGAGCTGTGGAAGGCTGTGGAGGATGAACTCCAGCTCCATTTCACCATCACAGCCAGAGTGAGATACAGCAGCGGCCACTCAGACCTTCTGCAGGAAGGCCTCAGGAGCATGTCTTCTGTTGCCAGGG TTATCATTCTGATCTGCAGCTCAGAGGACGCAAAGCACATTCTGCAAGCAGCAGAGGACCTGGGACTCAACTCGAGAgaatttgttttccttctcttgcAGCAGCTGGAG GACAGTTTTTGGAAGGAAGTACTGGCAGAGGACAAGGTGACACGCTTTCCCAAAGTCTATGAGTCGGTGTTTCTCATTGCTCCCAGCACCTATGGAGGGAGCGCTGGAGATGATGACTTCCGGAAGCAAGTCTACCAAAGGCTGAGGAGGCCACCCTTTCAAAGCTCCATCTCCTCAGAGGACCAG GTGAGCCCTTACTCTGCCTACCTGCATGATGCTCTCTTACTCTACGCTCAGACTGTGGAGGAAATGATGAAGGCTGAGAAAGACTTCCGGGATGGGCGGCAGCTGATTAGCACACTGAGAGCTGATCAGGTCACACTGCAGG GAATCACTGGTCCTGTGCTCTTGGACGCCCAGGGGAAAAGGCACATGGACTACTCCGTCTACGCCCTACAGAAATCTGGAAACGGATCCcgcttccttccttttcttcattaTGACAGTTTTCAGAAAGTAATCAG ACCCTGGAGGGACGACTTGAATGCCTCAGGGCCCCATGGCTCCCATCCTGAATACAAACCCGACTGTGGATTCCATGAAGACCTTTGCAGGACGAAGCCTCCGACTGGAGCAG GTATGACTGCATCTGTGACTGCTGTGATCCCCACGGTGACACTGCTGGTTGTTGCCTCAGCAGCTGCCATCACAGGTCTGATGTTATGGAGGCTGAGAGGAAAAGTGCAGAACCACCCTGGAGACACCTGGTGGCAGATCCATTATGACAGCATCACTCTTCTGCCTCAGCATAAA CCGTCCCACCGAGGCACACCTATGTCAAGATGTAACGTTAGTAATGCATCTACTGTGAAGATTTCTGCAGATTGTGGCTCCTTTGCCAAGACTCACCAGGATGAAGAGCTGTTCTATGCCCCTGTGGGGCTTTACCAG GGAAATCATGTGGCCCTCTGCTATATCGGCGAGGAAGCAGAAGCACGGATTAAGAAGCCAACTGTTCTGCGGGAAGTCTGGCTG ATGTGTGAATTAAAGCATGAAAACATCGTCCCCTTCTTTGGTGTTTGCACAGAACCACCTAACATCTGCATCGTTACACAGTGTTGCAAAAAAGGAAGTCTCAAG GATGTTTTGAGGAACTCCGATCATGAGATGGATTGGATATTCAAGCTCTCTTTCGTGTATGACATAGTCAAC GGCATGCTgttcctccacgggagcccactGAGGTCTCACGGCAACCTGAAACCTTCCAACTGTCTGGTAGACAGTCACATGCAGCTGAAGCTGGCAGGATTCGGGTTGTGGGAGTTCAAGCACGGCAGCACCTGCAGGATCTACAACCAGGAGGCCACGGACCATTCAG AGCTCTACTGGACAGCCCCAGAACTGTTGCGGCTTCGGGAGCTTCCCTGGTCCGGCACCCCGCAGGGAGACGTTTACAGCTTTGCCATTCTCCTGAGGGACCTGATCCACCAGCAGGCCCACGGGCCCTTTGAGGACCTTGAGGCAGCTCCAGAGG AAATCATCAGCTGCATTAAAGACTCCCGGGCACCGGTTCCACTTCGGCCGTCCCTGTTAGAGGATAAAGGTGACGAAAGGATTGTGGCCCTGGTGAGGGCATGTTGGGCTGAATCTCCAGAGCAGAGGCCTGCCTTCCCTTCCATCAAGAAGACGTTACGAGAAGCCAGTCCAAGAGG CAGGGTGAGCATCTTGGATAGCATGATGGGCAAGCTGGAAATGTACGCCAGTCATCTGGAGGAAGTAGTGGAGGAGCGGACCTGCCAGCTGGTGGCAGAGAAGAGAAAGGTGGAGAAACTCCTGTCCACCATGTTGCCAAG CTTCGTTGGAGAACAGCTAATAGCTGGAAAGTCCGTAGAACCAGAACATTTTGAGTCTGTCACCATCTTTTTCTCTGACATCGTGGGATTCACAAAACTATGTTCTCTCAGCTCCCCCTTGCAAGTGGTGAAGCTCCTCAATGACCTGTACAGCTTGTTTGATCACACAATACAGACCCATGACGTATACAAG GTGGAAACCATTGGTGATGCCTATATGGTGGCCAGTGGGCTTCCTATCCGAAATGGAGCTCAACACGCGGATGAGATTGCCACCATGTCTTTGCATTTACTCAGTGTCACCACCAACTTCCAGATTGGGCACATGCCTGAGGAGAGACTCAAGCTCCGGATAGGCCTCCACACAG GTCCTGTGGTGGCTGGTGTGGTGGGAATCACCATGCCCAGGTACTGTCTGTTTGGAGACACTGTGAACATGGCCTCCAGAATGGAAAGCAGCAGTTTGC CTCTCCGGATTCATGTTTCTCAGAGCACTGCCAGAGCTCTTCTAGTAGCAGGAGGGTACCATCTTCAGAAGAGAGGCACCATTTCAGTCAAG GGCAAGGGAGAACAGACGACCTTCTGGCTGACAGGCAAAGATGGCTTCGCTGTCCCGCTCCCCGAGTTTACTGAGGAAGAAGCCAAAGTTCCAGAGATATTGTGA
- the Gucy2g gene encoding guanylate cyclase 2G isoform X1, translating to MLFLHGSPLRSHGNLKPSNCLVDSHMQLKLAGFGLWEFKHGSTCRIYNQEATDHSELYWTAPELLRLRELPWSGTPQGDVYSFAILLRDLIHQQAHGPFEDLEAAPEEIISCIKDSRAPVPLRPSLLEDKGDERIVALVRACWAESPEQRPAFPSIKKTLREASPRGRVSILDSMMGKLEMYASHLEEVVEERTCQLVAEKRKVEKLLSTMLPSFVGEQLIAGKSVEPEHFESVTIFFSDIVGFTKLCSLSSPLQVVKLLNDLYSLFDHTIQTHDVYKVETIGDAYMVASGLPIRNGAQHADEIATMSLHLLSVTTNFQIGHMPEERLKLRIGLHTGPVVAGVVGITMPRYCLFGDTVNMASRMESSSLPLRIHVSQSTARALLVAGGYHLQKRGTISVKGKGEQTTFWLTGKDGFAVPLPEFTEEEAKVPEIL from the exons ATGCTgttcctccacgggagcccactGAGGTCTCACGGCAACCTGAAACCTTCCAACTGTCTGGTAGACAGTCACATGCAGCTGAAGCTGGCAGGATTCGGGTTGTGGGAGTTCAAGCACGGCAGCACCTGCAGGATCTACAACCAGGAGGCCACGGACCATTCAG AGCTCTACTGGACAGCCCCAGAACTGTTGCGGCTTCGGGAGCTTCCCTGGTCCGGCACCCCGCAGGGAGACGTTTACAGCTTTGCCATTCTCCTGAGGGACCTGATCCACCAGCAGGCCCACGGGCCCTTTGAGGACCTTGAGGCAGCTCCAGAGG AAATCATCAGCTGCATTAAAGACTCCCGGGCACCGGTTCCACTTCGGCCGTCCCTGTTAGAGGATAAAGGTGACGAAAGGATTGTGGCCCTGGTGAGGGCATGTTGGGCTGAATCTCCAGAGCAGAGGCCTGCCTTCCCTTCCATCAAGAAGACGTTACGAGAAGCCAGTCCAAGAGG CAGGGTGAGCATCTTGGATAGCATGATGGGCAAGCTGGAAATGTACGCCAGTCATCTGGAGGAAGTAGTGGAGGAGCGGACCTGCCAGCTGGTGGCAGAGAAGAGAAAGGTGGAGAAACTCCTGTCCACCATGTTGCCAAG CTTCGTTGGAGAACAGCTAATAGCTGGAAAGTCCGTAGAACCAGAACATTTTGAGTCTGTCACCATCTTTTTCTCTGACATCGTGGGATTCACAAAACTATGTTCTCTCAGCTCCCCCTTGCAAGTGGTGAAGCTCCTCAATGACCTGTACAGCTTGTTTGATCACACAATACAGACCCATGACGTATACAAG GTGGAAACCATTGGTGATGCCTATATGGTGGCCAGTGGGCTTCCTATCCGAAATGGAGCTCAACACGCGGATGAGATTGCCACCATGTCTTTGCATTTACTCAGTGTCACCACCAACTTCCAGATTGGGCACATGCCTGAGGAGAGACTCAAGCTCCGGATAGGCCTCCACACAG GTCCTGTGGTGGCTGGTGTGGTGGGAATCACCATGCCCAGGTACTGTCTGTTTGGAGACACTGTGAACATGGCCTCCAGAATGGAAAGCAGCAGTTTGC CTCTCCGGATTCATGTTTCTCAGAGCACTGCCAGAGCTCTTCTAGTAGCAGGAGGGTACCATCTTCAGAAGAGAGGCACCATTTCAGTCAAG GGCAAGGGAGAACAGACGACCTTCTGGCTGACAGGCAAAGATGGCTTCGCTGTCCCGCTCCCCGAGTTTACTGAGGAAGAAGCCAAAGTTCCAGAGATATTGTGA